One segment of Bradyrhizobium sp. WD16 DNA contains the following:
- a CDS encoding DNA topoisomerase VI subunit B codes for MSDRPSPPATALQMAGRQRDISVSEFFLKNRHLLGFDTPAKALVTAVKEAVDNALDACEEAGILPEIRVEVSERGGHARVAVEDNGPGIVENQIARIFGKLLYGSKFHKLSQSRGQQGMGISAAGMYGQLTLGKPLHIISRVKGDKLASEMTVSIDTARNQPDIHRKAHRTWDRPHGTRVEMEMEGHHQLGPHSVEVYLKETAIANPHLAITYRDPRGAEIRFERSTKTLPPRPAEIKPHPYGIELGRLIQMLENSKSRTLLRFLVDEFSCVGKTTAGRIIALAARMSDRRLSDRSHPRHIAHVQATALHKAIQKTKILAPRTDCIVPIGEQQLLDGLHKEIAAKFYTVTTRPAAAYRGNPFQVEVAIAYGRPDDNTVEVDATGRLHRTQNAEPHAAENLIAPKDEPVRLLRFANRVPLLYQQSSCAITKAMIQTNWRGYGLHQPKGALPVAPMAILVHVASVWVPYTSESKEAIEPYPEILKEIRLGLQHCARQLAHYLRHESQLTAEFDRRTYIETYLPHIGAALQEILGLSDAERDTTLHRLDDVLHVSRRPLRAAS; via the coding sequence GTGTCTGACAGGCCATCACCGCCCGCCACCGCGCTACAGATGGCGGGCCGCCAGCGCGACATCTCCGTGTCCGAGTTCTTTCTCAAGAACCGGCATCTGCTCGGCTTCGACACTCCGGCCAAGGCCCTCGTCACCGCCGTCAAGGAGGCGGTGGACAATGCGCTCGATGCCTGCGAGGAGGCCGGCATCCTACCCGAGATCCGCGTCGAAGTCAGCGAACGGGGCGGCCATGCCCGCGTCGCCGTCGAGGACAACGGCCCCGGCATTGTCGAAAACCAGATCGCCCGGATCTTCGGCAAGCTGCTCTACGGCTCGAAATTCCACAAGCTCAGCCAGTCGCGCGGCCAGCAGGGCATGGGCATCTCGGCCGCTGGCATGTACGGCCAGCTCACCCTTGGCAAGCCGCTGCACATCATCAGCCGCGTCAAGGGCGACAAGCTCGCCTCCGAGATGACGGTGTCGATCGACACCGCCCGGAACCAGCCCGACATCCACAGGAAGGCGCACCGGACGTGGGACCGGCCCCACGGCACACGGGTCGAGATGGAGATGGAAGGCCACCATCAGCTGGGGCCGCATTCGGTCGAGGTCTATCTCAAGGAGACCGCCATCGCCAATCCGCACCTCGCCATCACCTATCGTGACCCGCGGGGCGCAGAGATCCGCTTCGAGCGCAGCACGAAGACGCTGCCGCCGCGTCCGGCGGAGATCAAGCCACACCCCTACGGCATCGAACTCGGCCGCCTGATCCAGATGCTTGAGAATTCGAAGAGCCGCACGCTGCTGCGCTTCCTCGTCGACGAGTTCTCCTGCGTCGGCAAGACGACCGCGGGCAGGATCATCGCCCTCGCCGCCAGGATGTCGGATCGCAGGCTCAGCGACCGTTCGCACCCCAGACACATCGCCCATGTCCAGGCGACGGCGCTGCACAAGGCGATCCAGAAAACCAAGATCCTGGCGCCGCGCACCGACTGCATCGTTCCGATCGGCGAGCAGCAACTGCTCGACGGACTGCACAAGGAAATCGCTGCGAAATTCTACACCGTCACGACGCGGCCGGCCGCGGCCTATCGCGGCAATCCGTTCCAGGTGGAAGTCGCCATCGCCTATGGCCGCCCCGACGACAACACCGTCGAAGTCGACGCCACCGGCCGCCTGCACAGGACGCAAAATGCCGAGCCGCATGCGGCGGAGAACCTGATCGCGCCCAAGGATGAGCCGGTGCGGCTGTTGCGCTTCGCCAACCGCGTGCCATTGCTCTATCAGCAATCGAGTTGCGCCATCACCAAGGCGATGATCCAGACCAACTGGCGCGGCTATGGCCTGCACCAGCCGAAAGGCGCCCTGCCGGTCGCCCCGATGGCAATCCTGGTCCACGTCGCTTCGGTGTGGGTGCCCTACACCTCGGAATCCAAGGAGGCGATCGAGCCCTATCCGGAGATCCTGAAGGAAATCAGGCTTGGCCTGCAGCACTGCGCCCGCCAGCTCGCGCACTATCTGCGCCACGAGAGCCAGCTCACGGCAGAATTCGACCGCCGGACCTATATCGAGACCTATCTGCCGCATATCGGCGCCGCCCTGCAGGAGATCCTCGGCTTGAGTGACGCCGAACGCGACACCACCCTGCACCGGCTCGACGACGTGCTTCACGTCAGCCGCAGACCGCTACGGGCCGCCTCATGA
- a CDS encoding DUF2267 domain-containing protein, protein MSITSVTALDHTIQKTNVWLRDISEELSLEDRHRAYEALRAVLHAMRDRLPPDVAVHFGAQLPILVRGIYYEGWHMAGTPTRERTVQHFVDRVIASLPPAFPLDPLAVTRGVFEVLWERLDPDAFDKLMEHLPEPIRTLRTGPRA, encoded by the coding sequence GTGAGTATAACCAGCGTCACCGCGCTCGATCACACCATTCAGAAAACCAATGTCTGGCTGCGTGATATCTCCGAGGAACTAAGCCTGGAGGACCGCCACCGCGCCTACGAGGCCTTGCGCGCCGTGCTCCACGCGATGCGCGACCGGCTGCCCCCGGACGTCGCGGTGCATTTCGGCGCCCAGCTCCCCATTCTGGTGCGCGGCATCTATTACGAAGGCTGGCACATGGCCGGAACGCCGACGAGGGAGCGCACCGTCCAGCACTTCGTTGACCGCGTGATCGCCAGCCTGCCTCCTGCCTTTCCGCTCGATCCGCTCGCCGTGACCCGCGGGGTATTCGAGGTGCTTTGGGAGCGGCTCGATCCGGACGCCTTCGACAAGCTGATGGAACATCTGCCGGAGCCGATCAGGACTTTGCGCACCGGCCCTCGCGCCTGA
- a CDS encoding DUF2267 domain-containing protein yields the protein MSATGVTALDHSIQQTNVWLKSVCDELDLEDRHDAYSALRAVLHVLRDRLPPEVATHFGAQLPMVLRGLFYEGWHMAGTPTRERTVAQFADRVLAQLPAGFPLDPVTVTSGVFEILWQRLDPGAFSKLIELLPEEIRTMAGR from the coding sequence ATGAGCGCAACCGGCGTCACTGCCCTGGATCACAGCATTCAGCAAACCAATGTCTGGCTCAAGAGCGTCTGCGACGAACTCGACCTCGAGGATCGGCATGACGCCTACAGCGCGCTGCGCGCCGTGCTCCATGTGCTACGCGACCGCCTGCCGCCGGAGGTCGCGACCCATTTCGGCGCCCAGCTGCCGATGGTGCTGCGCGGGCTCTTTTACGAAGGCTGGCATATGGCGGGAACGCCGACGAGGGAGCGCACCGTCGCGCAGTTCGCCGACCGCGTGCTGGCGCAGCTGCCGGCCGGCTTCCCGCTCGATCCGGTGACCGTGACCAGCGGGGTTTTCGAGATCCTGTGGCAACGGCTCGATCCCGGCGCCTTCAGCAAACTCATCGAGCTCCTGCCCGAGGAGATCCGGACGATGGCGGGGCGATGA
- a CDS encoding 2'-5' RNA ligase family protein, whose product MTESNDSAPDLSRDEAPSVRVFVALKIHEAIARDLAVVARELDDPAVRRIAIEDIHLTLVPPWAEPAPAKAIETLASVAGRFGPFPLAIEHVGYGPQRREPRLLWADCADTEALASLRAALLAAFGGSDDRPFRPHITLVRIRGNGRAVAKRHPLDRRLALTQQINSVELFQSPAPGAHGYKVLASAALSSQALRL is encoded by the coding sequence ATGACGGAGAGCAACGACAGTGCGCCTGACCTATCGCGCGACGAGGCTCCGTCGGTCCGCGTCTTTGTCGCGCTGAAAATCCATGAAGCCATCGCGCGCGATCTCGCCGTCGTCGCCCGGGAACTCGACGATCCCGCCGTTCGCCGCATTGCCATCGAGGACATTCACCTCACTCTGGTGCCGCCCTGGGCGGAACCGGCGCCGGCCAAGGCGATCGAGACTCTGGCGAGCGTCGCCGGCCGCTTCGGTCCCTTCCCGCTCGCCATCGAACACGTCGGCTACGGCCCCCAGCGCCGCGAGCCGAGGCTGCTCTGGGCCGACTGCGCCGACACCGAAGCGCTGGCATCGCTGCGGGCGGCGCTGCTCGCCGCCTTCGGCGGGAGTGACGACAGACCGTTCCGGCCGCACATCACCCTGGTGCGCATCCGCGGCAACGGCCGCGCCGTCGCGAAGCGCCATCCGCTCGACCGACGGCTGGCGCTGACGCAACAGATCAATTCGGTCGAACTGTTTCAGTCGCCTGCTCCTGGAGCGCACGGCTACAAGGTGCTGGCATCAGCGGCCTTGAGCAGTCAGGCCTTGCGGCTGTAG
- the acsA gene encoding acetate--CoA ligase has translation MEWERIRKRPEDRLGANLPDYDEAARTFSWAQARALLDGLPGDGLNIAHEAVDRHVLAGRGERLALRWIGRDGEIRDYSYAALGAAANRFAGVLARRGVVKGDRVFSLLGRVPELYIAALGTLKNGSVFSPLFSAFGPEPIKARMTIGGASALITTEAFYRRKVEPWRKELAGLKHVFLIDASSTPPPDTIDLAAALADVPDRFETVWTGAEDTALLHFTSGTTGRPKGAVHVHDAVVAHHITGRLALDLRPDDVFWCTADPGWVTGTSYGIISPLTNGAAMIVDHAEFEVERWYRILQDQKVTVWYTAPTAIRMLMKAGAEITRRFDLSALRLMASVGEPLNPEAVAWGASAFGKPFHDNWWQTETGGIMISNYRAMDVKPGSMGRPLPGIVAGIVERLEGGAVREVDKPMAMGELALRPGWPSMMRAYLNEEERYRKCFAGGWYLTGDLALRDDEGYYWFVGRSDDVIKSAGHLIGPFEVESALMEHPSVAEAGVIGIPEPTVGELVKAYVALKNGFEASEALRKELLGHARRRLGPAVAPKDIAFRQNLPKTRSGKIMRRLLKARELGLPEGDISTLESEER, from the coding sequence ATGGAGTGGGAGCGTATCCGCAAGCGCCCCGAGGATCGTCTCGGCGCCAATCTTCCCGACTACGACGAGGCCGCGCGGACCTTTTCCTGGGCCCAGGCGCGCGCGCTGCTTGACGGCCTGCCGGGCGACGGGCTCAACATCGCTCATGAGGCGGTCGATCGTCATGTCCTCGCCGGACGCGGCGAGAGGCTGGCGCTGCGCTGGATCGGGCGCGACGGCGAGATTCGCGACTATAGCTACGCCGCGCTCGGCGCCGCGGCCAACCGCTTCGCCGGCGTGCTCGCCCGGCGAGGGGTGGTCAAGGGCGATCGCGTCTTCTCGCTGCTCGGCCGCGTGCCGGAGCTCTATATTGCCGCGCTCGGCACGCTGAAGAACGGCAGCGTGTTCTCGCCGCTGTTCTCGGCCTTCGGACCGGAGCCGATCAAGGCGCGCATGACCATCGGCGGAGCCAGCGCGCTGATCACCACGGAAGCGTTCTATCGGCGCAAGGTCGAGCCGTGGCGAAAGGAACTCGCCGGTCTCAAACATGTCTTCCTGATCGATGCGTCATCGACGCCGCCGCCGGACACCATCGATCTCGCCGCGGCGCTGGCGGACGTGCCGGACAGGTTCGAGACGGTATGGACCGGAGCGGAGGATACGGCGCTGCTGCATTTCACCAGCGGCACCACCGGACGCCCGAAGGGCGCCGTCCATGTCCACGACGCCGTCGTCGCCCATCACATCACCGGGCGCCTCGCGCTCGATCTTCGCCCGGACGACGTGTTCTGGTGCACCGCCGATCCCGGCTGGGTGACGGGCACCTCGTACGGCATCATCTCGCCGCTGACCAACGGCGCCGCCATGATCGTCGACCACGCCGAATTCGAGGTCGAGCGCTGGTACCGCATCCTGCAGGATCAGAAGGTCACGGTCTGGTACACCGCACCGACCGCCATCCGCATGCTGATGAAGGCTGGCGCCGAGATCACCAGGCGCTTCGATCTCTCCGCCCTGCGGCTGATGGCGAGCGTCGGCGAGCCCCTCAACCCGGAGGCCGTGGCGTGGGGCGCTTCCGCCTTCGGCAAGCCGTTCCACGACAACTGGTGGCAGACCGAAACCGGCGGCATCATGATCTCCAATTACCGCGCCATGGACGTCAAGCCGGGCTCCATGGGCCGGCCGCTGCCGGGCATCGTCGCCGGCATTGTCGAGCGCCTCGAGGGCGGCGCGGTGCGTGAGGTCGACAAGCCGATGGCCATGGGCGAACTGGCGCTGCGTCCCGGCTGGCCGTCGATGATGCGGGCCTATCTCAACGAGGAGGAACGCTACCGCAAGTGCTTCGCCGGCGGCTGGTATCTCACCGGCGATCTCGCGTTGCGCGACGACGAGGGCTATTATTGGTTCGTCGGCCGCAGCGACGACGTCATCAAGAGCGCCGGCCATCTCATCGGTCCGTTCGAGGTGGAGAGCGCCTTGATGGAGCATCCCTCCGTTGCCGAGGCCGGCGTGATCGGCATTCCCGAGCCGACCGTCGGCGAGCTCGTGAAGGCCTATGTTGCACTCAAGAACGGATTCGAGGCGAGCGAGGCGCTGCGCAAGGAGCTGCTCGGCCACGCCCGGCGGCGGCTCGGTCCGGCGGTGGCGCCGAAGGACATCGCGTTCCGGCAGAATCTGCCGAAGACCCGCAGCGGCAAGATCATGCGCCGCCTGCTCAAGGCGCGTGAGCTCGGCCTGCCGGAGGGCGACATCTCGACGCTGGAAAGCGAGGAGCGATGA
- a CDS encoding DNA topoisomerase IV subunit A, with amino-acid sequence MSANDADKPREALASKTIALIESIARAVRARIDNGELPQIEFPVRGLDNVTYDAGKGWFELGDARKLRTLTVTAARSFAQTLRMMATSRTMVAHDDFATKREVYYISKNWGACRFEEQTESDAIMDDIEALASMHGLSREQLRFYPESHGGAVAGRLTVIDRNPATGETIEIDCTRLGSGAYSIPRSAEHLAFRTDAKFILAIETGGMFQRLNHHRFWDKASCIIVEMGGVPTRATRRFVRLLADHKELPVYCFVDCDPYGFTNIYRTLKVGSGNAAHVNRFLCVPQARFLGVTPQDIVDFGLEDATHKLTETDIKRAEDALKNDPFISAHPQWIAAIRQQLAMGVRAEQQALAKWGLNYVIDEYLPKKLAKPESFLP; translated from the coding sequence ATGAGCGCGAACGATGCCGACAAGCCGCGCGAAGCGCTCGCCAGCAAGACCATCGCCCTGATCGAATCGATCGCGCGTGCGGTGCGCGCCCGGATCGACAACGGCGAGCTGCCGCAGATTGAATTTCCGGTCCGCGGCCTCGACAATGTCACCTATGATGCCGGCAAAGGCTGGTTCGAGCTCGGCGACGCGAGGAAGCTGCGCACCTTGACGGTGACCGCGGCGCGCTCCTTCGCCCAGACTTTGCGCATGATGGCGACCTCGCGCACCATGGTCGCCCACGACGACTTCGCCACCAAGCGCGAGGTCTACTACATCAGCAAGAACTGGGGCGCCTGCCGCTTCGAGGAGCAGACCGAATCCGATGCCATCATGGACGACATCGAGGCCCTTGCCTCGATGCACGGCCTCTCCCGCGAGCAGTTGCGCTTCTATCCGGAATCCCACGGCGGCGCAGTCGCCGGCCGGCTTACCGTAATCGACAGAAATCCAGCAACCGGAGAAACCATCGAAATCGACTGCACCAGGCTCGGCAGCGGCGCCTACAGCATTCCAAGGTCAGCCGAACATCTCGCCTTCCGCACCGATGCGAAGTTCATCCTCGCCATCGAGACCGGCGGCATGTTCCAGCGCCTCAATCACCACCGTTTCTGGGACAAGGCGAGCTGCATCATCGTCGAGATGGGCGGGGTGCCGACCCGCGCCACGCGGCGCTTCGTCCGCCTCCTCGCGGATCACAAGGAGCTGCCGGTCTACTGCTTCGTCGATTGCGACCCTTACGGTTTCACCAACATCTATCGCACGCTGAAGGTGGGCTCCGGCAACGCCGCCCACGTCAACCGCTTCCTCTGCGTGCCGCAGGCGCGCTTTCTCGGCGTCACGCCGCAGGACATCGTCGATTTCGGCCTCGAGGACGCCACCCACAAGCTGACCGAGACCGACATCAAGCGCGCCGAGGACGCGCTCAAGAACGACCCCTTCATCTCGGCCCACCCGCAATGGATCGCCGCGATCCGGCAGCAGCTGGCCATGGGCGTGCGGGCCGAACAGCAGGCCCTGGCGAAATGGGGGCTCAACTACGTCATCGACGAATACCTGCCGAAGAAGCTGGCGAAGCCGGAGAGCTTTTTGCCGTAG
- a CDS encoding adenosylcobalamin-dependent ribonucleoside-diphosphate reductase, with the protein MEQSLANVSRRVWEMKYRYTDDKADEATIADSWRRIGRALAAVETADAPSWQARFEGILQDFRFLPGGRIQAGAGVRRDVTLFNCFVMGPIEDSIPGIFRALEEAAVTMQKGGGIGIDFSTLRPRGTRARDTGTVASGPLPFMQIWDAMCGTILSTGARRGAMMATLRCDHPDIGEFVDAKRQAGQLRRFNLSVLVSDAFMAAVRGDAEWLLVFPATAFAGSGETLDRQWSGAREPVPCRVVRRVAARDLWRAILRAAYDVAEPGVLFIDRINRANNLNYREEISATNPCGEIPLPAYGACDLGSINLTRLVRAPFTPQARIDAQKLAETATLAVRLLDNVIDASRFPLPQQAERARGSRRIGLGITGLADALVMLGLTYGDDVALEFARDLMRTICHSAYRASIALAREKGSFPQFERDRYLQGEFIRSLPGDIRDGIARHGIRNSHLLAIAPTDTISLLAGNVSSGLEPIFAPSYRRQLLEADGRLTEYELTDYALTLWRATAGTETGQPDHFVTTGGLSPRAHLDTQAALQPFVDNSISKTINIPESCPFADFETVYDLAYDLKLKGCTTFRPNPVTGSVLSETGAGDNAPHCCVLEREAD; encoded by the coding sequence ATGGAACAGTCCCTGGCCAACGTCTCCCGCCGCGTCTGGGAGATGAAATATCGCTACACCGACGACAAGGCCGACGAGGCCACGATCGCCGACAGCTGGCGGCGCATCGGCCGCGCCCTCGCCGCTGTCGAGACCGCCGATGCGCCGAGCTGGCAGGCGCGCTTCGAGGGCATTCTGCAGGATTTCAGGTTTCTTCCCGGCGGGAGGATCCAGGCCGGCGCCGGCGTGCGACGCGACGTGACGCTGTTCAATTGCTTCGTCATGGGGCCGATCGAAGACTCCATTCCCGGCATCTTCCGCGCGCTGGAGGAGGCCGCAGTCACGATGCAGAAGGGCGGCGGCATCGGCATCGACTTTTCGACGCTGCGTCCGCGCGGCACGCGCGCCCGCGACACCGGCACCGTCGCCTCGGGCCCTCTTCCCTTCATGCAGATCTGGGACGCCATGTGCGGCACCATTCTGTCCACCGGCGCCCGCCGCGGCGCCATGATGGCAACGCTGCGATGCGACCATCCGGACATCGGCGAATTCGTCGACGCCAAACGGCAGGCCGGCCAGCTGCGGCGCTTCAATCTGTCGGTCCTGGTGTCCGACGCCTTCATGGCGGCGGTGCGCGGCGACGCCGAATGGCTGCTGGTGTTTCCGGCCACAGCCTTCGCGGGCAGCGGCGAGACGCTGGACCGCCAATGGTCCGGCGCCAGGGAGCCGGTGCCGTGCCGCGTGGTCCGGCGCGTTGCGGCCCGCGACCTGTGGCGGGCCATCCTGCGCGCCGCCTATGACGTCGCCGAGCCGGGCGTGCTGTTCATCGACCGCATCAACCGCGCCAACAATCTCAATTACCGGGAGGAGATCAGCGCCACCAATCCCTGCGGTGAAATTCCCCTGCCGGCCTATGGCGCCTGCGATCTCGGTTCGATCAATCTGACACGCTTGGTGCGCGCGCCCTTCACGCCGCAGGCCCGGATCGATGCGCAGAAACTCGCCGAGACGGCAACGCTCGCGGTGCGGCTGCTGGACAACGTGATCGATGCCTCGCGCTTCCCCCTGCCGCAGCAGGCGGAGCGCGCCCGCGGCTCGCGCCGCATCGGCCTCGGCATCACCGGTCTCGCCGACGCCCTGGTAATGCTCGGATTGACCTATGGAGACGATGTTGCGCTGGAATTCGCAAGGGATTTGATGCGCACGATCTGTCACAGCGCCTATCGCGCCTCCATCGCGCTGGCCCGGGAAAAAGGGAGTTTTCCTCAATTCGAGCGCGACAGATATCTTCAGGGCGAATTCATCCGGAGCCTGCCCGGCGACATCCGCGACGGCATCGCCCGGCACGGCATCCGCAACAGCCACCTGCTGGCCATCGCGCCGACCGACACCATCAGCCTGCTGGCGGGAAATGTCTCGAGCGGGCTGGAACCGATCTTCGCCCCGTCCTACCGGCGCCAGCTGCTCGAAGCCGACGGGAGGTTGACCGAATACGAGCTGACCGATTATGCGCTGACCTTGTGGCGCGCCACCGCCGGTACCGAAACTGGGCAACCGGATCATTTCGTCACGACCGGCGGCCTCAGCCCGCGCGCGCATCTCGACACCCAGGCCGCGCTGCAGCCTTTCGTCGACAACTCCATCTCCAAGACCATCAACATTCCCGAAAGCTGCCCTTTCGCGGACTTCGAGACCGTTTACGACCTCGCCTATGACCTGAAGCTGAAGGGCTGCACCACCTTCCGTCCCAATCCTGTCACCGGCAGCGTCCTGAGCGAGACGGGCGCCGGTGACAACGCGCCGCATTGTTGCGTGCTCGAACGCGAGGCGGACTGA